The following are encoded together in the Brassica napus cultivar Da-Ae chromosome A9, Da-Ae, whole genome shotgun sequence genome:
- the LOC106414805 gene encoding uncharacterized protein LOC106414805 — MDRNSHRQQHPFQQHHMEPGYMNDSLPQPQAFTPNQTGPTSANDRPLNSNTSEVKPGLHYSIQTGEEFSLEFLRDRVISQRSANPNAANDMVGNGMREYDRTNYPLHEFGNQLGHIQSAPEASLCQDTSLGNFHGYASSSSASGSVTAKVKVLCSFGGKILPRPGDSKLRYVGGETHIISIRRDISWQELRQKVLEIYYRTHVVKYQLPGEDLDALVSVTCDEDLQNMMEEYNEMENRGGSQKLRMFLFSVADLDGSLLGVKQNDVDSEFQYVVAVNDMDIGSRSNSTLNGSANNLAEMDVRNTNGVAPPQLPSSIQYSDSAPQSSLLQYPPQSIPHSAAFQFQQAVPPSSTLQYAQSIPPNPSLQYPQSIPLQYPPSVSPSSYGMYPQYYDERQQFPMHPEHSSSNYSISMPFQGQQPYPYPSVIQQNAAVQGRELNIKPEMRVRENVEPEFRQSPPQADNVEVQEPSVSPTVPSQDATHMLPPRRDPRQNTPVKPAATYRDAVVREQTPVSGEDDQLSSSSGTCGLAQTDSESNLIDLDYSEPLPPTRRVYRSERIPREQLEMLNRLSKSDDSIGSQFLMSHSQAQQDPAKQGEGKSHEVGASNEHKILSPDAANKNQMVNGGGIEAEAPNLSHKDTATTSQVSPEGQASSGVVIDINDRFPQDFLSEIFAKALSEDVPPGGVNAYQHDGAGVSLNVENHDPKNWSYFRKLADEQFSERDDLPPGFPSDMEDSGGITKLHHVAPLNRDDPQENLGQAYVAGANEDAQMKVTESEEFGAMVENLRTPDSGHEDEKKETRNAVPPLGSSLADYDKNDLQIIMNDDLEELKELGSGTFGTVYHGKWRGSDVAIKRIKKSCFAGRSSEQERLTGEFWGEAGILSKLHHPNVVAFYGVVKDGPGGTLATVTEYMVDGSLRHVLLRKDRHLDRRKRLIIAMDAAFGMEYLHAKNIVHFDLKCDNLLVNLKDPSRPICKVGDFGLSKIKRNTLVSGGVRGTLPWMAPELLNGSSSKVSEKVDVFSFGIVLWEILTGEEPYANMHYGAIIGGIVNNTLRPTIPSYCDSDWRILMEECWAPIPTARPSFTEIAGRLRVMSTAATSNQSKPPAHNKASK, encoded by the exons atgGATAGAAACAGTCACAGACAACAGCATCCTTTCCAGCAACACCATATGGAACCTGGCTATATGAATGACTCTCTCCCTCAACCTCAAGCATTTACTCCTAATCAAACAGGCCCCACGAGTGCAAATGATCGGCCTCTCAATTCTAACACTTCAGAAGTTAAGCCAGGGCTTCATTACTCAATTCAAACAGGAGAGGAGTTCTCTCTGGAATTTCTGCGAGATAGAGTGATTTCTCAAAGGTCTGCAAACCCCAATGCAGCTAATGACATGGTGGGAAACGGGATGAGAGAATATGACAGAACAAACTACCCTCTTCATGAGTTTGGAAATCAACTTGGGCATATCCAGTCAGCACCAGAAGCTTCGTTATGTCAAGATACAAGTTTAGGAAACTTTCATGGGTATGCATCTTCTTCCTCAGCCTCAGGTAGTGTAACAGCAAAGGTTAAAGTCCTTTGCAGCTTCGGTGGGAAAATACTCCCGCGTCCAGGCGATTCAAAGCTCAGATACGTTGGAGGCGAAACGCACATTATCTCCATAAGAAGAGACATATCTTGGCAGGAGCTTAGGCAAAAAGTTCTTGAAATCTACTACCGGACTCATGTGGTGAAGTACCAGCTTCCCGGTGAAGATCTCGACGCCTTGGTGTCTGTAACGTGTGATGAAGATCTCCAGAACATGATGGAGGAGTATAACGAGATGGAGAACCGTGGGGGCTCGCAGAAGCTTAGAATGTTTCTCTTCTCCGTCGCTGATTTGGATGGTTCTCTTTTGGGGGTTAAGCAGAATGATGTTGACTCTGAGTTTCAGTATGTTGTGGCTGTTAATGATATGGACATTGGTTCAAGAAGCAACTCTACTCTTAATGGATCTGCAAACAATTTAGCTGAGATGGATGTTAGGAACACCAACGGTGTTGCCCCTCCGCAGTTACCGTCCTCTATACAGTATTCTGACTCTGCGCCACAAAGCTCATTGCTTCAGTATCCTCCTCAATCCATCCCACACAGTGCTGCGTTTCAGTTTCAGCAAGCTGTTCCTCCGAGTTCTACTCTTCAGTATGCTCAGTCCATTCCACCAAACCCCTCTCTTCAGTATCCTCAATCTATTCCTCTTCAGTATCCACCATCAGTTTCACCTAGCTCCTATGGAATGTACCCACAATACTATGACGAAAGACAGCAGTTTCCAATGCATCCTGAACACAGTTCTTCTAATTACTCTATCTCCATGCCTTTCCAAGGGCAGCAGCCATACCCTTACCCTAGTGTCATACAGCAAAACGCAGCAGTGCAGGGAAGAGAGCTAAACATAAAACCTGAGATGAGAGTTCGTGAGAATGTAGAGCCTGAGTTTCGTCAGAGTCCTCCTCAAGCGGATAATGTCGAAGTTCAGGAGCCATCAGTTTCTCCAACTGTTCCTAGCCAGGATGCTACACATATGTTGCCCCCAAGAAGAGATCCACGACAGAACACTCCTGTGAAGCCTGCTGCTACTTACCGTGATGCTGTTGTTCGTGAGCAGACTCCTGTATCAGGTGAGGATGATCAGCTTTCGTCGTCAAGTGGTACATGTGGTCTTGCTCAAACTGACTCTGAGTCAAATTTAATCGATCTTGATTACTCGGAGCCTTTACCACCCACAAGGAGAGTATACCGTTCTGAGAGGATACCTCGTGAACAGTTGGAAATGCTAAACCGCCTGTCAAAGTCTGATGACTCTATAGGCTCTCAGTTCTTAATGTCTCATTCACAAGCTCAGCAAGATCCTGCAAAGCAAGGAGAGGGTAAATCACATGAAGTTGGGGCATCGAATGAGCATAAGATTTTAAGCCCTGACGCTGCCAACAAGAATCAAATGGTTAATGGAGGAGGTATTGAGGCTGAAGCTCCTAACCTTAGCCATAAAGACACAGCAACCACCAGTCAAGTTAGCCCTGAAGGTCAAGCTTCCTCAGGTGTTGTTATTGACATCAATGATAGGTTTCCTCAGGACTTCCTTTCTGAGATATTTGCAAAGGCGCTCTCTGAAGACGTGCCACCAGGCGGCGTCAATGCATATCAGCATGATGGTGCTGGTGTTAGTTTGAATGTAGAGAATCATGATCCTAAGAATTGGTCTTATTTCCGGAAACTGGCAGATGAACAGTTCAGTGAAAGAGATGATCTCCCACCTGGCTTTCCATCTGACATGGAAGATAGCGGAGGGATTACCAAGCTGCATCACGTCGCTCCATTGAACAGAGATGATCCTCAGGAGAATTTAGGTCAAGCTTATGTTGCTGGCGCTAACGAGGATGCACAGATGAAGGTCACAGAGAGTGAGGAGTTTGGTGCTATGGTTGAGAATCTAAGGACGCCAGATAGTGGACATGAG gatgaaaagaaagaaacaaggaATGCTGTTCCTCCACTTGGTTCCTCTTTGGCAGATTACGATAAAAATGACTTACAG ATCATTATGAATGATGATCTCGAGGAGCTAAAGGAACTTGGTTCTGGGACGTTTGGTACAGTGTATCATGGGAAATGGAGAGGATCAGATGTTGCCATCAAGAGGATAAAGAAGAGTTGCTTTGCTGGTCGATCATCTGAACAAGAGAGATTA ACTGGTGAATTTTGGGGAGAAGCTGGGATACTTTCAAAGCTTCATCATCCAAATGTGGTTGCATTTTATGGTGTTGTGAAAGATGGACCTGGTGGAACATTGGCTACTGTAACAGAGTACATGGTTGATGGTTCTCTAAGACATGTTCTACTCAGGAAAGATAG ACACCTGGATCGTCGTAAGAGACTAATCATTGCTATGGACGCTGCATTCGGAATGGAGTATTTGCACGCCAAGAACATTGTTCACTTCGATTTGAAGTGTGACAACTTACTTGTGAACCTGAAAGATCCTTCTCGCCCAATCTGCAAG GTTGGTGATTTCGGCTTgtcaaaaattaaaagaaatacgTTGGTATCTGGTGGTGTACGTGGAACCCTTCCATGGATGGCACCAGAGCTTTTAAACGGCAGTAGTAGCAAAGTTTCAGAGAAG GTGGATGTCTTCTCTTTTGGTATAGTCTTGTGGGAGATTCTAACCGGAGAGGAACCATATGCGAATATGCACTATGGTGCTATTATAG GTGGGATAGTGAACAACACACTGAGGCCGACCATACCAAGTTACTGTGACTCAGACTGGAGAATACTAATGGAGGAGTGTTGGGCGCCTATTCCGACGGCAAGGCCATCTTTCACTGAGATCGCTGGTCGTTTACGTGTGATGTCAACTGCTGCAACTTCCAACCAATCCAAACCACCAGCTCACAATAAGGCTTCAAAGTAA
- the LOC106442536 gene encoding ankyrin repeat-containing protein BDA1-like produces the protein MAFKVLLGWLRRVNREEILDWKDEDGNTVFHIAASMNQTEDIRSIMKLLRRTVNAEAKNSNCKTAMDLLPTPTSPIFTRATRLLPSALEIRLFPLSMTLAGYLSRKTSTIERKNKLLGVNNLSKTRHGSQESSDFRNAILVVAVLIVTATYQAGLSPPGGYWQEKSPDSDNDGHLAGQI, from the exons ATGGCATTTAAGGTTCTTTTAGGATGGCTTCGGAGAGTGAACAGGGAAGAAATCTTGGACTGGAAAGATGAAGATGGTAACACAGTCTTTCATATCGCTGCATCCATGAATCAAACTGAG GATATACGCTCGATAATGAAGTTGCTACGTAGGACGGTTAACGCAGAAGCCAAGAACTCCAACTGTAAGACCGCAATGGACCTACTCCCAACTCCCACGTCTCCTATTTTCACCAGAGCAACTAGGCTTCTCCCCAGTGCTCTAGAAATACGACTTTTCCCTCTCTCGATGACTCTTGCGGGATATTTAAGCAGAAAAACATCGACCATTGAGAGGAAAAACAAGCTCTTAGGGGTGAACAATTTGAGCAAGACCAGACACGGGTCTCAAGAATCAAGCGATTTTCGTAATGCGATACTAGTGGTGGCTGTATTGATAGTAACAGCCACATACCAGGCCGGTCTTAGTCCTCCTGGCGGTTATTGGCAAGAAAAATCTCCAGATTCGGACAACGATGGTCACTTAGCTGGGCAGATATGA